One window of Halonatronomonas betaini genomic DNA carries:
- a CDS encoding AI-2E family transporter → MFQNRFFKFTAATIMLLAIFFIINQIPQLVDFFSGIFQLVIIPLLLATFFYYLLRPSVRFLYKNIKHKNLSILLTILALLVLISFITYFAGNIIYTEVQRLIRFLSDYENIAVRISQAISDVEEIEFLAEIDIEGRLVQIARDVGNRVTGFDFIGIFDSLAQMFIIVFLTPFLVIYFLKDDRLLFKKFLRLIPKEKRDTVKAIIGKIDRTFGVYIPSQLLVGAISGIIMFIGYMIIGMPNALGLAFILAVASIIPFIGPAIGVAPAVFIALTTSWVMLLQVAVLMTIVQQFENNVVRPILQGGMLNTHPIAVILCIVIASLSFGILGALVAVPVYVSIRESSKVILSGKGGMFSEIGNN, encoded by the coding sequence ATGTTTCAGAACCGATTCTTTAAATTTACAGCAGCTACTATAATGCTCTTAGCAATATTTTTTATTATAAACCAGATACCACAGCTAGTTGATTTTTTTAGCGGTATCTTTCAGTTAGTAATAATACCATTACTACTGGCAACATTTTTCTATTATCTACTTAGACCATCAGTCAGATTTTTGTATAAAAATATTAAGCATAAGAATCTATCGATTCTTTTAACAATTTTAGCACTGCTTGTTCTAATCTCCTTTATAACTTATTTTGCTGGTAATATCATTTATACAGAAGTTCAAAGACTGATTAGATTTTTAAGTGATTATGAAAATATCGCTGTCCGAATCAGTCAGGCAATAAGTGATGTAGAGGAGATAGAATTTTTAGCAGAAATTGATATAGAGGGTAGGTTAGTTCAAATTGCCAGAGATGTTGGTAATAGGGTTACAGGCTTTGATTTTATAGGGATCTTTGATTCCCTGGCCCAGATGTTTATTATAGTCTTTTTAACACCCTTTCTGGTAATTTATTTTCTTAAAGATGATAGACTATTATTCAAGAAGTTTCTCAGATTGATCCCTAAGGAGAAAAGAGATACTGTAAAAGCAATTATAGGTAAAATAGATCGAACCTTCGGTGTTTATATACCCAGTCAGCTCTTAGTTGGAGCTATCTCCGGTATTATTATGTTCATAGGCTATATGATTATCGGGATGCCCAATGCCCTGGGTCTGGCTTTTATACTGGCAGTAGCATCTATCATACCATTTATCGGACCGGCAATTGGTGTTGCCCCGGCTGTTTTTATTGCCTTAACGACCAGCTGGGTAATGTTACTCCAGGTGGCTGTCTTGATGACGATTGTCCAGCAGTTTGAAAACAATGTTGTCAGGCCAATTCTCCAGGGTGGCATGTTAAACACCCATCCTATTGCTGTAATTCTCTGTATTGTCATCGCCTCCCTTTCATTTGGAATCCTGGGAGCTCTGGTAGCAGTTCCTGTCTATGTTTCTATCAGAGAGAGCAGCAAAGTTATCCTCAGCGGAAAAGGTGGTATGTTCTCAGAGATAGGAAATAATTAA
- a CDS encoding TAXI family TRAP transporter solute-binding subunit — protein MKKLLTVFIVVLLIMAFSTATFASEFIGIATGSTGGTFYPVGVTIATVIEDAIGEEMNVRFSAHTSGGSADNLQMLAYNEIEMAIVGAVPTSQAYLGVEQYEGAEIKNLRYVTALYPEVIQFVYRLDSDIETVHDLVGKRVALGPPGGGGTFYTPPIFEAVGDFTEADLRAEYMGYSDSAQAMQNNLISAAYLGASYPTAAVSELFASPVNVDIIEFTDDEIADLQELAPYFTKVVIPEGTYPGQDRNLSVVGFKTAIVVTEDVSEDIIYAMLNAFYLEELEELHERQSALKPVVLEEAIAGLSGAPLHPGAVRFYEEQGFEIPEELLPPEL, from the coding sequence ATGAAAAAATTATTAACAGTATTTATTGTAGTCTTATTGATTATGGCATTTAGTACTGCGACCTTTGCTAGTGAATTTATTGGGATTGCAACAGGTTCAACCGGAGGAACTTTTTATCCAGTAGGTGTTACAATTGCCACAGTTATCGAAGATGCTATTGGAGAAGAGATGAATGTCAGGTTCTCAGCTCACACCTCAGGAGGTAGTGCTGATAATCTCCAAATGCTTGCTTATAATGAAATTGAAATGGCTATTGTTGGTGCAGTTCCGACTTCCCAGGCTTATCTTGGAGTAGAGCAGTATGAAGGAGCAGAAATCAAGAATTTAAGATATGTTACTGCCCTTTATCCAGAAGTTATCCAGTTTGTTTATAGGCTAGATAGCGACATTGAGACTGTCCATGACCTTGTTGGTAAAAGGGTTGCTTTAGGGCCTCCAGGTGGTGGAGGAACATTCTATACTCCTCCAATCTTTGAGGCTGTCGGTGACTTTACTGAAGCAGATTTAAGGGCCGAGTATATGGGTTATTCCGATTCAGCCCAGGCAATGCAGAATAATCTAATCTCAGCAGCATATTTAGGTGCCAGTTACCCAACTGCTGCGGTTTCAGAATTATTTGCTAGCCCTGTCAATGTTGATATCATAGAATTTACCGATGATGAGATCGCTGATCTCCAGGAGCTAGCACCATATTTTACAAAGGTTGTTATTCCTGAGGGGACTTATCCAGGTCAGGATAGAAACCTATCAGTTGTTGGTTTCAAAACAGCAATAGTTGTTACTGAAGATGTCAGCGAGGATATTATATACGCAATGCTTAATGCTTTTTATCTAGAAGAGTTAGAAGAACTTCACGAGAGACAGAGTGCATTAAAGCCAGTTGTTTTAGAAGAAGCTATTGCAGGTCTGAGTGGTGCTCCTCTTCATCCAGGAGCAGTAAGATTTTATGAAGAGCAGGGCTTTGAAATTCCAGAAGAATTACTTCCACCTGAGCTCTAA
- a CDS encoding TRAP transporter permease: MAAKKKRKEYKQKLSRSLSGRLKTFVWIYAIGISAVHLYMNSFGLIGVVQKNLIHLSLLMSLGFLLTPATKRSPLDRPSIIDWTLFLATLGCGVYFYFGYLRLTQAMLVPIRSDFIYGIVFSLLLIEASRRLVGLPLTILATLFVVYIYVGPYMPGQLAHRGFNLQRILVRMTMTSEGVLGVALMVSASYIFMFILFASFLKATQASKFFNDFAQALTGKARGGPAKVAIFASALTGTINGSSQANVATTGSFTIPLMKETGYTPHFAGAVEAIASTGGVLMPPIMGAAAFIMSSLIGIPYSTIIAAALTPSILYYFTLYNMVDLRAAKMGIVGLDRDKLPDLKEVILGRGYLILPLILIIAALVIGFSPVMAGFIGIISTIVAGAIRKETRLSFMDILNAMAEGAQNAISIAVICGLVGFIIGSVGMTGIGQTIGNNIVSLAGGQLFLTAFLCMIVAIILGMGLPGPACYIVTSTIAAPALMVLGIPVLAAHFFAFYFGIMSAVIPPVALTSFTAGAIAEADTNLVAKYGFLLGAAGMLLPYMFIYNPVILMIDFSWVNYVYSSFSLFVGLYLAAAVIIGMLKIPLSLFERLLFGIASLLLIIPNPTIRLSGLALAVVFYIRHRGLASKSDWVADPELAEDLA, from the coding sequence ATGGCTGCTAAAAAGAAGAGAAAAGAATATAAACAGAAATTGTCTAGATCTTTATCAGGCAGGTTAAAAACTTTCGTCTGGATTTATGCAATAGGTATTTCAGCAGTTCACCTCTACATGAATAGCTTTGGGTTGATTGGAGTTGTCCAAAAGAACTTAATCCATCTTAGTTTATTAATGTCGCTGGGTTTTCTCTTAACCCCAGCTACTAAAAGATCGCCATTGGATAGGCCTTCTATTATTGATTGGACCTTATTCCTGGCCACTCTTGGCTGTGGTGTTTACTTTTATTTTGGCTATTTAAGATTAACCCAGGCCATGCTTGTCCCAATCAGGTCTGACTTTATTTATGGAATTGTATTTTCATTATTATTAATTGAGGCATCAAGAAGGTTAGTTGGTCTACCATTAACAATTCTGGCAACTCTATTTGTTGTATATATCTATGTTGGGCCTTATATGCCTGGCCAGCTGGCTCATAGAGGTTTTAATCTCCAGAGAATTCTAGTGAGGATGACAATGACTTCTGAAGGGGTCCTGGGTGTTGCCTTAATGGTTTCAGCTTCATATATATTTATGTTTATTTTGTTTGCCAGCTTTTTAAAGGCGACACAGGCTTCAAAGTTTTTCAATGATTTTGCCCAGGCTTTAACTGGAAAAGCCAGAGGTGGCCCAGCCAAAGTTGCAATCTTTGCCAGTGCACTAACTGGAACAATTAATGGTAGTTCCCAGGCCAATGTGGCAACAACCGGCTCATTTACGATTCCATTAATGAAAGAGACTGGCTATACTCCACACTTTGCAGGGGCAGTTGAGGCGATAGCCTCCACTGGCGGAGTTTTAATGCCGCCGATCATGGGAGCTGCTGCTTTTATTATGAGCTCTTTAATTGGAATACCATATTCAACAATAATCGCTGCTGCTTTAACACCATCAATCTTATATTATTTTACCCTTTATAATATGGTTGATTTAAGGGCAGCTAAAATGGGCATCGTCGGTTTAGATAGAGATAAATTGCCTGATCTTAAAGAAGTTATCCTTGGGCGGGGCTATTTAATTCTACCCCTGATTTTAATTATTGCAGCCCTAGTTATTGGATTTAGCCCGGTTATGGCTGGTTTTATTGGTATCATTTCAACAATTGTCGCAGGTGCAATCAGAAAGGAAACCAGGCTTTCTTTTATGGACATCTTAAATGCCATGGCTGAAGGAGCCCAGAATGCTATATCAATAGCTGTAATCTGTGGCCTGGTCGGATTTATAATCGGTTCAGTCGGTATGACAGGGATTGGCCAGACTATCGGTAATAATATTGTTAGTCTGGCAGGGGGACAACTATTTTTAACGGCATTTCTCTGTATGATAGTTGCAATTATTTTAGGCATGGGTCTGCCTGGACCAGCATGTTATATAGTTACGTCTACTATAGCAGCTCCAGCGCTAATGGTGCTTGGTATACCAGTGCTGGCAGCCCATTTCTTTGCCTTTTACTTTGGAATAATGTCAGCTGTTATACCGCCAGTAGCTCTAACATCGTTTACGGCGGGGGCCATTGCCGAAGCTGATACTAACCTTGTTGCCAAATACGGGTTTTTACTCGGGGCGGCTGGAATGCTACTGCCATATATGTTTATCTATAATCCGGTAATCTTAATGATAGACTTTAGCTGGGTTAATTATGTTTATTCGTCTTTTTCATTATTTGTTGGCCTTTATCTTGCTGCAGCAGTAATCATCGGTATGCTCAAGATTCCTTTAAGCTTATTTGAGAGGCTTTTATTTGGAATAGCTTCTCTTTTGCTTATAATTCCTAATCCTACAATTAGACTGTCAGGCCTGGCTTTAGCAGTAGTTTTTTATATCCGGCACAGAGGGCTTGCCAGCAAATCAGACTGGGTAGCAGATCCAGAATTGGCTGAAGACCTTGCTTGA
- a CDS encoding M20 metallopeptidase family protein, whose translation MLQQIKDLLQESKDWIVEQRRHLHQFPEASQKEFRTSEYIISILEDLNLYEIKTGFYNTGVTGLIKGSRPGPTIGLRFDIDALEMKEKTDLPFASQNQGLMHACGHDGHTAMGLGAAKILTSLKAEFPGSIKLIFQPAEEDGWSGGGAQYLIKEGVLEDPEVKAILGMHIWPNLTVGKIATRSGVIMGASDPFQIEITGQGGHASQPHFTVDPIVIGSQIVNNLQTIVSRNTDPFEQVVISVGVFNGGTRYNTIPDQVTLKGTVRTFNQEVRDKVEARMKEIIEKTAEGLGGRAEFNYIRGYPPVVNNQGLVQLAEKTLSRPDSLTELVLEERPAPTGEDFAYFARAVPGLFLWLGAAESKDSPGLHSPYFDFPEEILLNGVQALLLLAINWLKMQEVENGS comes from the coding sequence ATGCTCCAGCAAATAAAAGACTTATTACAGGAAAGTAAAGACTGGATTGTTGAACAGCGTCGTCATCTTCATCAGTTTCCAGAGGCCAGCCAGAAAGAGTTCAGGACTTCAGAGTATATAATTTCTATTTTAGAGGATTTAAATCTCTATGAAATTAAAACTGGGTTTTATAATACAGGGGTTACTGGCTTAATCAAAGGCAGTCGGCCAGGGCCGACAATTGGGCTTAGATTTGATATTGATGCCCTGGAGATGAAAGAAAAGACTGACCTACCCTTTGCCTCTCAAAATCAGGGTTTAATGCACGCCTGTGGCCATGACGGTCATACTGCCATGGGACTCGGTGCAGCAAAGATTCTGACCAGCTTAAAGGCTGAATTCCCAGGGAGTATCAAATTGATCTTTCAGCCAGCTGAAGAAGATGGTTGGAGTGGCGGTGGAGCCCAGTATTTAATTAAAGAAGGTGTGCTTGAAGATCCTGAAGTTAAAGCAATATTGGGTATGCATATCTGGCCTAATTTAACTGTCGGCAAGATTGCTACTCGTTCCGGGGTGATTATGGGAGCATCAGACCCATTCCAGATTGAAATCACTGGTCAGGGTGGCCATGCTTCCCAGCCTCATTTCACAGTCGATCCGATAGTTATCGGTTCCCAGATAGTCAACAACCTGCAGACAATCGTCAGTAGAAATACTGACCCCTTTGAGCAGGTTGTTATTTCAGTTGGAGTTTTTAATGGTGGAACCCGTTATAATACCATTCCGGATCAGGTAACCCTTAAAGGGACAGTTAGAACTTTTAATCAGGAAGTTAGAGATAAAGTAGAAGCAAGGATGAAAGAAATTATTGAAAAGACAGCTGAAGGTTTAGGGGGCAGAGCAGAATTTAATTATATCAGAGGCTATCCCCCAGTAGTTAACAACCAGGGGCTAGTTCAACTGGCTGAAAAAACTTTAAGCAGGCCTGACAGCTTAACAGAGCTAGTATTAGAAGAAAGACCGGCACCTACCGGCGAGGATTTTGCCTATTTTGCCCGGGCTGTGCCAGGACTGTTTCTCTGGTTAGGGGCTGCAGAATCTAAAGACTCACCTGGGCTCCACAGCCCTTACTTTGATTTTCCAGAAGAAATCCTATTAAATGGGGTTCAGGCTTTATTATTACTTGCTATCAATTGGTTGAAAATGCAGGAGGTCGAAAATGGGAGCTAG